The proteins below come from a single Rosa rugosa chromosome 2, drRosRugo1.1, whole genome shotgun sequence genomic window:
- the LOC133731536 gene encoding serine/threonine-protein kinase D6PKL1-like, protein MMGSQTAEGNSRRPPPLQITKTSKSEPVTPKKLPGNLQPAVSKQVSECKTQQDSAKYLADKLESSLSMGDPTQVPADVGLAVSETGNLPDGGGDKVKKTIENGIGSAKVSDGASSLAKTSGSAKISDRAEFVESGKSSICRGSTSTDVSDESSCSSFSSAINKPHKANDIHWEAIQAVRARDSVFGLGHFRLLKKLGCGDIGSVYLSELSGTKCYFAMKVMDKASLANRKKLLRAQTEREILQCLDHPFLPTLYTHFETEKYSCLVMEFCPGGDLHTLRQRQPGKYFSEQAVKFYVAEVLLALEYLHMLGIVYRDLKPENVLVRDDGHIMLSDFDLSLRCVVSPTLVKSSIPESDPLRKNPVYCAQPTCIEPSCIQPSCVVPTTCFSPRFFSSKSKKDRKPKNEMGNQVSPWPELIAEPTNARSMSFVGTHEYLAPEIIKGEGHGSAVDWWTFGIFLYELLFGKTPFKGSGNRATLFNVVGQPLRFPESPVVSFSARDLIRGLLVKEPQHRLAYKRGATEIKQHPFFEGVNWALIRCATPPDIPKPVEFERLSSPVMSSSDKATAAASHPDQNNYLEFDFF, encoded by the exons ATGATGGGTAGTCAGACAGCAGAAGGAAATTCCCGCAGACCTCCACCTTTACAGATTACAAAGACAAGTAAATCGGAGCCAGTTACTCCAAAAAAACTGCCCGGCAATCTGCAACCAGCTGTATCGAAGCAGGTTTCTGAATGCAAGACTCAGCAGGATTCTGCCAAATATTTAGCTGATAAGTTAGAATCAAGTTTATCAATGGGTGATCCAACTCAGGTGCCAGCCGATGTGGGCCTCGCAGTGAGTGAGACCGGGAATTTGCCGGATGGTGGTGGCGataaagtaaagaaaacaatagaaaatggTATTGGCTCGGCAAAGGTCAGCGATGGGGCAAGCAGTCTTGCCAAGACTAGTGGAAGTGCCAAGATTAGTGATCGAGCTGAGTTTGTTGAGAGTGGGAAGAGCAGTATTTGTAGAGGTAGCACAAGCACTGATGTGAGTGATGAAAGTAGTTGTAGCAGCTTTAGTAGTGCTATCAACAAACCTCACAAGGCAAATGACATTCATTGGGAAGCCATACAGGCTGTCCGTGCAAGGGATAGTGTATTTGGTTTAGGCCATTTTAGACTACTGAAGAAGTTGGGTTGTGGGGATATTGGAAGTGTCTATCTTTCTGAGTTGAGTGGAACAAAATGTTATTTTGCAATGAAGGTCATGGACAAGGCATCTTTGGCTAATCGTAAAAAACTTCTTCGGGCTCAGACAGAGAGAGAAATACTTCAATGTTTGGATCATCCTTTTCTTCCAACCCTATACACCCATTTTGAAACAGAAAAGTATTCATGTCTGGTGATGGAATTCTGCCCTGGCGGTGACTTGCACACACTTCGGCAGAGGCAACCAGGAAAGTACTTTAGTGAACAAGCAGTGAA GTTCTATGTAGCAGAGGTTCTCCTTGCGCTGGAATATCTTCACATGCTTGGGATTGTTTATCGTGACCTCAAGCCGGAGAATGTCCTTGTAAGAGATGATGGACACATAATGCTTTCAGACTTTGATCTTTCCCTGCGGTGTGTTGTCAGCCCGACTCTAGTTAAGTCTTCAATTCCTGAGTCCGATCCCTTGCGAAAGAACCCAGTTTACTGTGCGCAACCGACCTGCATTGAGCCCTCATGTATTCAGCCATCATGTGTGGTGCCTACAACATGTTTCTCCCCTCGTTTCTTTTCCAGTAAATCCAAGAAAGACCGAAAACCCAAGAATGAAATGGGAAACCAAGTCAGCCCATGGCCAGAACTTATTGCTGAGCCAACCAATGCTCGGTCAATGTCATTTGTTGGGACTCATGAGTATTTGGCACCAGAAATTATCAAGGGTGAAGGCCATGGCAGTGCTGTTGATTGGTGGACTTTTGGGATCTTCCTGTATGAGCTATTGTTCGGTAAGACCCCTTTCAAGGGATCAGGGAATCGAGCCACTCTGTTCAATGTCGTGGGTCAGCCACTGAGATTCCCAGAGTCGCCAGTGGTCAGCTTTTCAGCAAGAGATCTGATAAGGGGCTTACTAGTGAAAGAACCACAGCATAGGCTTGCATACAAGCGTGGAGCAACGGAGATTAAACAACATCCCTTCTTTGAAGGTGTTAATTGGGCATTGATTAGATGTGCAACCCCACCTGATATCCCAAAGCCAGTCGAGTTTGAGCGGCTATCATCCCCCGTAATGTCATCTAGTGATAAAGCTACTGCTGCTGCCTCTCATCCAGATCAAAACAATTATCTGGAATTCGATTTCTTTTAA
- the LOC133733315 gene encoding uncharacterized protein LOC133733315 has protein sequence MASARDRDRDDSLLPFTTPPSTSSSPIVISDPLDGFLSDPNSHIGTSASGSFQNEGLLADTSASGSDAEFGFSRGEFRTSQLAGTVEFYQRHVFLCYKNPQVWPPRIEAADFDRLPRLLHAAVMARRVDMGKETRLTICEGHDGTETSNGDVLIFPDMIRYRRLTHFDVDTFVEEVLVKDGEWLPGTPETLRGSYIFVCSHGSRDRRCGVCGPPLINRFREEIDLHGLQGKVSVRPCSHIGGHKYAGNVIIFGSNINKEVTGHWYGYVAPEDVPQLLEQHIGRGEIVDWLWRGQMGLSEEQQKKSQELRLQPNGESNVEKRSTELTQTKERGMNTGPCRSQVEIGGCCQENGSSSCCQNTSLTDRISSPDLNMMATQATSEKKKSSSKLLSRRSKAASARKFCAMPTWSESWEREDTYAALAIVCAAVSVGVAYSCYKQLR, from the exons atggcTAGCGCCCGAGACCGAGACCGAGACGACTCCTTGCTCCCATTTACGACGCCGCCGTCCACGTCGTCTTCCCCGATTGTGATATCCGACCCGCTCGACGGGTTCCTCTCCGACCCGAATTCCCACATCGGGACCAGCGCCTCCGGGAGCTTCCAGAACGAGGGTTTGTTGGCAGATACTAGCGCGAGCGGCAGCGACGCCGAGTTTGGGTTTTCGAGGGGCGAGTTCCGGACGAGTCAACTCGCCGGCACGGTGGAGTTTTATCAGAGGCATGTGTTTTTGTGCTACAAGAACCCGCAGGTGTGGCCGCCGAGGATTGAGGCGGCGGATTTTGATCGGCTGCCGAGGCTGCTCCACGCGGCGGTGATGGCGAGGAGGGTGGATATGGGGAAAGAG ACTCGCTTAACAATATGTGAAGGGCACGATGGAACTGAGACTTCAAATGGTGATGTATTAATTTTCCCCGACATGATCAGATACAG GAGATTGACACATTTTGATGTTGACACATTCGTTGAAGAAGTTCTTGTGAAGGATGGTGAGTGGCTGCCTGGAACTCCTGAAACTCTGAGGGGTTCATACATATTTGTATGTTCTCATGGGTCCAGGGATCGCCGTTGTGGAGTCTGTGGGCCTCCCTTGATCAATAGATTCAGAGAAGAGATAGATTTGCATGGTCTACAAGGTAAAGTGTCTGTTAGGCCATGTTCACACATTGGAGGGCATAAGTATGCAGGAAATGTAATTATATTTGGATCAAATATCAACAAAGAAGTCACTGGCCACTG GTATGGATATGTTGCTCCAGAAGATGTACCTCAATTGCTTGAGCAGCATATTGGGAGAGGAGAAATTGTAGACTGGCTATGGAG GGGTCAAATGGGTTTATCAGAAGAACAACAGAAGAAATCTCAAGAACTAAGGCTCCAGCCTAATGGCGAGTCAAATGTGGAGAAAAGAAGTACAGAGCTGACACAAACGAAGGAAAGGGGGATGAATACTGGTCCATGCAGATCTCAAGTTGAAATTGGGGGATGTTGCCAGGAAAACGGAAGCTCTTCTTGCTGCCAGAACACTTCGTTAACAGATAGGATAAGTAGTCCTGATTTGAATATGATGGCAACACAAGCGAcatctgaaaagaaaaagagcagTAGCAAACTACTTTCACGCAGAAGCAAAGCTGCATCTGCTCGAAAGTTTTGTGCTATGCCAACATGGTCTGAGAGCTGGGAGCGGGAAGATACATATGCAGCTTTGGCTATTGTTTGTGCTGCTGTGTCGGTTGGTGTTGCTTACAGTTGCTACAAACAGTTGAGATGA
- the LOC133732616 gene encoding SEC14 cytosolic factor-like: MFKYLQREPTEDKMGVPDPEAIKQFQLLMEEIDEALKKTFENVHQGYANETFVRFLKARDWNVGKAHKMLVDCLQWRIDSEIDNILAKPIIPTDLYRAVRDSQLLGLSGYSKEGLPVIAIGVGLSTYDKASVNYYVQSHIQMNEYRDRVVLPAATKKYGKYIGTCVKVLDMTGLRLSALNHIKLLTVISTIDDLNYPEKTDTYYIVNAPYIFSACWKVVKPLLQERTRRKIQVLQGCGKDELLKIMDYSSLPHFCRRQGSGSSRNSENGHTSNCFSLDHAFHQELYNFVKQQAIQTECVAPIKQGSFHVNFPDPNPDDAEIAKTIESEFHKYGNGLTKSLSGLRFNGS, translated from the exons ATGTTTAAATATCTGCAAAGGGAACCGACAGAAGACAAGATGGGTGTTCCTGATCCAGAAGCGATCAAGCAGTTTCAGTTGTTAATGGAAGAAA TTGATGAAGCGCTGAAGAAGACATTTGAG aatgtgCACCAAGGGTATGCAAATGAGACATTTGTGCGGTTTCTTAAAGCAAGGGACTGGAATGTTGGCAAAGCCCACAAAATG TTGGTTGACTGTTTGCAATGGAGGATAGACAGCGAAATTGACAATATATTGGCG AAACCAATCATCCCTACTGATTTGTACAGAGCAGTGCGAGATTCTCAGCTTTTGGGATTGTCTGGTTACTCAAAAGAG GGTCTTCCTGTCATTGCTATTGGTGTTGGGCTCAGCACATATGACAAAGCTTCT GTAAATTACTATGTTCAGTCGCACATCCAAATGAATGAATACCGAGATCGTGTAGTTTTA CCTGCTGCAACAAAGAAGTATGGCAAATATATTGGAACCTGTGTGAAAGTTTTGGATATGACTGGTTTAAGGCTCTCAGCACTTAATCATATTAAG CTTTTGACTGTTATTTCCACTATCGATGACTTGAATTATCCAGAAAAGACGGATACATACTATATTGTCAATGCCCCATACATATTTTCAGCATGTTGGAAG GTGGTAAAACCTCTTTTGCAAGAAAGGACTAGGAGGAAAATCCAGGTTCTTCAAGGATGTGGGAAAGATGAATTACTGAAA ATCATGGATTATTCGTCCCTCCCACATTTTTGTAGAAGACAGGGCTCTGGATCATCTCGGAATTCAGAGAATGGACATACTAGTAATTGTTTCTCGTTGGACCATGCTTTCCATCAAGAGCTCTACAATTTTGTCAAGCAGCAAGCTATTCAAACGGAGTGTGTTGCACCAATCAAACAAGGATCCTTCCACGTCAATTTCCCTGATCCAAACCCTGATGACGCAGAGATAGCGAAAACCATAGAGTCTGAGTTCCACAAGTATGGAAACGGCCTCACCAAGTCACTAAGTGGCCTAAGATTTAACGGTTCTTGA
- the LOC133733314 gene encoding WEB family protein At5g55860, with protein MVAKDHQSATNSPSPKVEVGEIDTRAPFQSVKDAVSLFGEGAFSGSGEKPAIRKIKPQSAERVLASETQLHLAQKELNKLKDQLMNAETTKAQALVELAKAKVTHEELNKKLASLGESKESAIKASEAAKHRAKQLEEANNGNLAGTDGAWKQDLETDRAQYMNVITELDAAKQELRKIRQDCDASLEAKVAAFKQAAEAEDAAKANAERVNELSKEIAAVHESIGQVKLASEEAQQEKAKVFSEKDVLRQAYKATAEESAKKLLSLQKKFDPEISRNLEAQLADTLNEIGALQKQMENEKASDLDSVRTVTSELDDAKESLHRVAEEENNLRSLVEALKVEIENVKKEHAELKEKEAETESIAGNLHVKLRKTKTELEACLAEESKARGASNEMIATLNQLSLEIENARRDAEEMKIKAEEMKKEAETTKSAVKEAEKKLRIALEEAEEAKSAEESALEQIRTLSERTNAVRASTSESGGQITISKDEFESLSRKVEESDTLAEMRVAAAMAQVEAVKASENEALKKLEATQKEIEDMKAATEEAKKRAEMAEAAKKAVEGELRRWREREQKKAADAASRIMAETEESVESSPRHYRIQKQNSQTKTVQGRKMEKAKTSVSKKTLLPTLSGMFNRKRNQIEGGSPSYLPGERPL; from the exons ATGGTTGCAAAAGACCACCAGAGTGCTACAAATTCTCCTAGTCCAAAAGTGGAGGTGGGAGAGATCGACACCAGGGCACCTTTCCAATCTGTTAAAGATGCTGTGTCACTATTTGGTGAGGGGGCATTCTCTGGCTCTGGGGAGAAACCTGCCATTAGGAAGATAAAACCCCAGTCAGCGGAG CGAGTGCTAGCCAGTGAGACACAGCTTCACCTGGCCCAGAAAGAATTGAACAAGCTGAAGGATCAACTAATGAATGCCGAAACTACTAAAGCCCAAGCACTTGTGGAGCTTGCAAAAGCCAAAGTAACTCATGAAGAGCTGAACAAGAAGCTGGCATCTCTTGGTGAATCTAAGGAATCTGCAATAAAGGCATCAGAAGCTGCAAAACATCGGGCAAAGCAACTCGAAGAAGCAAACAATGGGAACCTAGCTGGAACTGATGGTGCTTGGAAGCAAGACTTGGAAACAGATAGAGCACAATACATGAATGTAATTACTGAACTTGATGCTGCAAAGCAAGAGTTGAGGAAAATCCGTCAGGACTGTGATGCATCCTTAGAAGCAAAAGTTGCTGCATTCAAGCAGGCAGCAGAAGCTGAAGATGCAGCCAAAGCAAATGCGGAGAGGGTTAATGAGCTCTCAAAGGAAATTGCAGCTGTGCATGAATCAATTGGGCAAGTGAAACTTGCATCTGAGGAAGCCCAGCAAGAGAAAGCAAAGGTATTTTCCGAAAAGGATGTCCTGAGGCAAGCATATAAGGCTACGGCAGAAGAGTCTGCAAAGAAATTGCTCTCTCTACAAAAAAAGTTTGATCCAGAAATTTCCAGAAATCTGGAAGCACAACTTGCTGATACATTGAATGAAATTGGAGCTCTGCAAAAGCAAATGGAGAATGAAAAGGCTTCAGATTTAGATTCTGTAAGAACGGTCACTTCGGAGCTGGATGATGCTAAGGAATCACTGCATAGAGTAGCCGAAGAAGAAAACAACCTCAGAAGTTTAGTTGAAGCACTTAAGGTGGAAATTGAGAATGTGAAGAAAGAGCATGCTGAGCTCAAGGAAAAGGAAGCGGAAACAGAATCTATTGCTGGgaacttacatgtcaaactgcGGAAAACTAAGACTGAGCTTGAAGCATGCCTAGCCGAAGAATCTAAAGCCAGAGGTGCTTCCAATGAAATGATAGCAACACTAAACCAGCTGTCGTTGGAAATTGAAAATGCTCGACGGGATGCAGAAGAGATGAAGATTAAAGCGGAGGAAATGAAAAAGGAAGCTGAAACTACCAAAAGTGCTGTAAAAGAGGCAGAGAAGAAGCTGAGAATTGCTCTGGAAGAAGCTGAAGAAGCTAAATCAGCAGAAGAAAGTGCCCTTGAACAGATTAGAACTTTATCCGAGAGAACTAACGCTGTTCGCGCATCAACATCTGAGTCTGGTGGCCAGATCACTATATCGAAGGATGAATTTGAGTCTTTGAGCCGAAAGGTTGAGGAGTCCGACACATTAGCAGAAATGAGAGTGGCTGCTGCCATGGCTCAGGTGGAAGCTGTGAAGGCTAGTGAAAATGAGGCCTTGAAGAAGTTAGAGGCAACCCAGAAGGAGATTGAAGATATGAAGGCTGCAACTGAGGAGGCCAAAAAGAGGGCCGAAATGGCTGAAGCAGCCAAAAAGGCAGTGGAAGGAGAGCTCCGAAGGTGGCGGGAACGCGAGCAAAAGAAAGCAGCAGATGCTGCCTCACGGATAATGGCAGAGACAGAAGAGTCAGTGGAATCATCCCCGCGCCATTACAGGATTCAAAAGCAGAACTCCCAGACGAAAACTGTCCAGGGCCGGAAGATGGAGAAAGCAAAGACCTCTGTTTCAAAAAAGACACTATTGCCTACCCTCAGCGGGATGTTTAATAGGAAAAGGAACCAGATTGAGGGTGGCTCTCCGTCTTATCTCCCTGGTGAGAGACCCCTTTGA